The Streptococcus viridans genome includes a window with the following:
- the dltA gene encoding D-alanine--poly(phosphoribitol) ligase subunit DltA, producing the protein MSNQPITDMIEAIERYAQLQPDYPVYNVLGEEHTYGQLKADSDSLAAHIDQMGLPEKSPVVVFGGQEYEMLASFVALTKSGHAYIPIDSHSALERVSAIVEVAEPSLIIAINEFPIENPAAPIMSLEQVRQAYAAQHAYDLQHPVKGDDNYYIIFTSGTTGKPKGVQISHDNLLSFTNWMITDKEFATPERPQMLAQPPYSFDLSVMYWAPTLALGGTLFALPSAITQDFKQLFATIFSLPIAIWTSTPSFADMAMLSEDFNAEKMPGITHFYFDGEELTVKTAQKLRERFPNARIINAYGPTEATVALSAVAITDEMLATLKRLPIGYTKEDSPTFIIDEEGNKLPNGEQGEIIVSGPAVSKGYMNNPEKTAEAFFEFEGLPAYHTGDVGTMTDEGLLLYGGRMDFQIKFNGYRIELEDVSQNLNKSQYIDSAVAVPRYNKDHKVQNLLAYVILKDGVKEQFEREIDITKAIKEDLEHIMMSYMMPSKFLYRDSLPLTPNGKIDIKGLISEVNNR; encoded by the coding sequence GTGTCAAACCAACCAATTACTGATATGATTGAGGCGATTGAGCGTTACGCCCAACTGCAACCAGACTATCCTGTCTACAATGTCCTTGGAGAAGAGCATACCTATGGCCAATTGAAGGCGGATTCAGATAGCTTAGCAGCCCATATTGACCAAATGGGACTTCCTGAAAAGTCACCTGTTGTGGTCTTTGGTGGCCAAGAATATGAAATGTTAGCAAGCTTTGTGGCCTTGACCAAATCTGGCCATGCTTATATCCCAATTGATAGCCACTCTGCCTTGGAGCGCGTGTCTGCGATTGTTGAAGTAGCAGAGCCAAGCTTAATCATCGCCATCAATGAGTTTCCAATTGAAAACCCAGCTGCTCCAATCATGTCCTTGGAGCAAGTACGTCAAGCTTATGCAGCTCAGCATGCCTATGATTTGCAACATCCGGTCAAAGGGGATGATAACTACTACATCATCTTTACTTCAGGGACAACTGGGAAACCAAAAGGGGTGCAAATTTCGCATGATAACTTGCTCAGCTTCACCAACTGGATGATTACAGACAAGGAATTTGCGACGCCAGAGCGTCCGCAAATGTTGGCGCAACCACCCTATTCCTTTGACTTATCTGTTATGTACTGGGCACCAACTTTGGCTCTTGGAGGAACGCTTTTTGCACTTCCATCAGCCATCACTCAAGACTTTAAACAACTCTTTGCGACCATCTTTTCTCTCCCGATTGCTATCTGGACTTCAACACCATCTTTTGCAGATATGGCTATGCTGTCTGAAGATTTCAATGCTGAAAAGATGCCAGGCATTACCCATTTCTACTTTGATGGGGAAGAGTTGACGGTTAAAACGGCTCAAAAACTGCGTGAGCGGTTCCCGAATGCGCGCATCATCAATGCCTATGGGCCAACGGAAGCAACGGTTGCCTTGTCGGCGGTTGCTATCACAGATGAGATGCTAGCGACACTTAAACGCTTGCCAATTGGTTATACCAAAGAAGATTCTCCAACCTTCATCATTGATGAGGAAGGAAACAAATTGCCAAATGGAGAGCAAGGTGAGATCATCGTGTCTGGACCAGCTGTTTCAAAAGGTTATATGAATAATCCAGAGAAAACAGCAGAAGCCTTCTTCGAATTTGAAGGACTTCCAGCCTACCATACGGGAGATGTCGGAACCATGACAGATGAAGGTCTTCTTCTCTATGGTGGTCGGATGGACTTCCAGATCAAGTTTAACGGCTACCGTATTGAGCTAGAAGATGTTTCTCAAAACTTGAACAAGTCTCAGTACATCGACTCGGCTGTTGCAGTGCCACGCTACAACAAAGATCACAAGGTTCAAAATCTCTTGGCCTATGTCATCTTAAAAGATGGGGTCAAGGAACAATTTGAGCGCGAGATTGATATTACCAAAGCGATTAAGGAAGATTTGGAGCACATCATGATGTCTTATATGATGCCTTCGAAATTCCTCTACCGTGACAGCTTGCCGCTAACTCCAAATGGGAAAATCGACATCAAAGGGTTGATTAGTGAGGTTAACAACCGATGA
- a CDS encoding teichoic acid D-Ala incorporation-associated protein DltX, translated as MKHKTLYKFIGQTILYFAIFLALLYFFSYLGQGQGGFIYNEF; from the coding sequence ATGAAACATAAAACACTTTATAAATTTATAGGGCAAACAATCTTGTATTTCGCTATTTTCTTAGCCCTACTCTATTTCTTTAGTTATCTTGGTCAAGGCCAAGGTGGCTTTATCTACAATGAATTCTAA